A single genomic interval of Bacteroidota bacterium harbors:
- the sucD gene encoding succinate--CoA ligase subunit alpha yields MSVLVNKNSRIIVQGFTGKEGTFHASQMIEYGSNVVGGVTPGKGGQTHLNKPIFNTVADAVQATGANVSIIFVPPPFAADAVMEAADAGIQVIVCITEGIPTKDMIQVAAYIKDKACTLIGPNCPGVITPGEAKVGIMPGFVFKRGNIGIVSKSGTLTYEAADQIVKSGLGISTAIGIGGDPIIGTSTKEAVKLFMNDPETVGIVMIGEIGGSMEADAARWIKENGTKPVVGFIAGQTAPPGRRMGHAGAIVGGKDDTAEAKMRIMAECGIHVVKSPAEIGAKMSEVIKAQQIA; encoded by the coding sequence ATGAGTGTATTAGTAAACAAAAATTCTCGTATAATAGTTCAGGGTTTTACCGGCAAAGAAGGCACATTTCACGCATCTCAAATGATTGAATATGGCAGTAATGTAGTCGGAGGGGTTACACCCGGCAAAGGTGGTCAAACACATTTAAACAAACCTATTTTTAATACTGTTGCCGATGCTGTTCAAGCTACAGGTGCCAATGTTTCCATTATTTTTGTTCCGCCACCTTTTGCAGCGGATGCTGTGATGGAGGCTGCGGATGCAGGTATTCAAGTAATCGTATGTATCACAGAAGGCATTCCGACCAAAGATATGATTCAAGTTGCAGCCTATATCAAAGACAAAGCTTGTACACTTATTGGACCTAACTGTCCCGGTGTCATTACTCCCGGAGAAGCCAAAGTGGGTATCATGCCCGGATTTGTGTTTAAAAGAGGAAATATAGGTATTGTTTCAAAGTCAGGAACGCTTACTTATGAAGCAGCAGACCAGATTGTGAAATCCGGTTTAGGTATTTCCACCGCCATCGGTATTGGAGGAGATCCCATTATAGGAACTTCAACTAAGGAAGCTGTTAAATTGTTCATGAACGATCCCGAAACTGTGGGTATTGTTATGATTGGTGAAATTGGTGGCAGCATGGAAGCTGATGCCGCTCGTTGGATTAAAGAAAACGGAACCAAACCTGTGGTAGGATTTATTGCAGGCCAGACAGCGCCTCCCGGCAGAAGAATGGGGCATGCAGGTGCTATTGTGGGAGGAAAGGATGATACTGCCGAAGCCAAAATGAGAATTATGGCGGAATGTGGTATTCATGTTGTGAAATCTCCTGCCGAAATCGGTGCTAAAATGTCTGAAGTGATTAAAGCCCAACAAATAGCTTAG
- a CDS encoding gliding motility-associated C-terminal domain-containing protein: protein MKGSENIEQQLDSLFKDTLNNAQIPAPEGIWENVAQSISSPAPSIPHTELASNTGTHFLSGISTIGKIAILATTAAITGTGIYFLTKTDNKSDSPISLSAITEQNTSKIQTPEHSDTKQNIEQTLSDNPADKYTRQNIQTEKPNNHIFNQSDKTDHVTSNTPLKSDNPDNGTTSNPANTTGNPIESLNKAVPTQEDKLYNLLSDTIICLSSDLKDIQLFDKIGLSNIRFFDGDRPIKTAPFSIKNKWVTARTNTQSGDKLERRFRIGSTTPSLEITNNGKDAVFCSILNGSELHNTDWFINNELINEDVNQIVYYRNMEFGYGTRIKLTLKTTDRNGCPASYSEDITSYFNNSKEFMIPTVITPNNDGLNDKWIIDIQNAVYFNVKVLGPENSIIFQTNDVTQYWDGNDMQGNAVNAGAYIYILNYQQQNEKAETKTGIIQVIRN from the coding sequence ATGAAAGGAAGTGAAAATATAGAGCAACAATTGGATTCTTTGTTCAAAGACACATTGAACAATGCACAAATTCCTGCTCCCGAGGGGATTTGGGAAAATGTTGCCCAAAGCATTTCCTCCCCCGCCCCTTCCATTCCCCACACTGAACTTGCCTCTAATACCGGCACACATTTTCTGTCAGGCATTTCCACCATAGGTAAAATTGCCATTCTTGCTACTACCGCTGCCATTACCGGCACCGGTATTTATTTCTTAACCAAAACTGATAATAAAAGCGACAGTCCTATTTCATTATCGGCAATAACCGAACAGAACACAAGCAAAATTCAAACACCGGAACATAGCGACACTAAGCAAAATATTGAACAAACTCTTAGCGATAATCCTGCTGATAAATACACCCGCCAAAACATTCAGACTGAAAAGCCAAATAACCACATATTCAATCAAAGCGACAAGACAGACCACGTAACAAGCAATACTCCTCTCAAGTCAGACAATCCCGACAATGGCACAACTTCAAACCCTGCCAATACTACCGGCAACCCCATTGAATCTTTAAATAAAGCTGTTCCCACACAAGAAGACAAGCTTTACAACCTGTTATCGGACACAATCATTTGTTTATCCAGCGACTTGAAAGACATTCAACTTTTCGACAAAATAGGATTATCCAATATTCGTTTTTTTGATGGTGACAGACCTATTAAAACTGCACCATTCAGCATCAAAAATAAATGGGTGACAGCGCGCACCAACACCCAAAGTGGTGACAAACTTGAACGCAGATTTCGGATTGGTTCCACAACTCCTTCTTTAGAAATTACAAACAATGGTAAGGATGCTGTTTTTTGTTCTATACTGAATGGTAGCGAGCTGCACAATACCGATTGGTTTATAAATAATGAATTAATTAATGAAGATGTAAATCAGATTGTTTATTATCGCAACATGGAATTCGGCTACGGCACACGAATTAAGTTAACACTCAAAACAACTGACAGAAATGGCTGCCCTGCTTCATATTCAGAGGATATTACCTCATACTTTAACAATTCAAAAGAGTTTATGATTCCCACTGTAATTACACCCAACAATGACGGATTGAATGACAAGTGGATTATTGACATACAAAATGCAGTTTATTTTAATGTCAAAGTTTTAGGACCCGAAAATTCGATTATTTTTCAAACCAATGATGTTACCCAATATTGGGATGGCAATGACATGCAAGGCAATGCAGTAAATGCAGGAGCCTATATATATATCCTCAACTATCAACAACAAAACGAAAAAGCAGAAACCAAAACAGGCATTATTCAAGTAATTAGAAATTAA
- a CDS encoding YbjN domain-containing protein, whose amino-acid sequence MKNFDDYKTLIEQSINILGIDPMQSRCSESGQWLLYNGDTEIYVDLWEQKEMTGWQYFQPDGYTLNVFQVLAPICYLPIDQTLLKQLYEELLENNLNMLFASYTVNKAENMLAVKFRRICNSLKQEDVIEAIESVGYYAETTKNILEERYGVKRLEKSSE is encoded by the coding sequence ATGAAAAACTTTGATGATTACAAAACATTAATCGAGCAGTCTATTAACATTTTGGGAATTGACCCCATGCAAAGCCGTTGCAGCGAATCAGGTCAATGGTTGCTTTATAATGGAGATACAGAGATTTATGTAGATTTATGGGAGCAAAAAGAAATGACCGGATGGCAATATTTTCAACCGGATGGATACACACTCAACGTATTTCAGGTATTGGCACCTATTTGCTACCTGCCCATCGATCAAACCTTGTTGAAACAACTTTATGAAGAGTTGCTGGAAAACAATCTCAATATGCTTTTCGCATCCTATACTGTCAATAAAGCTGAGAATATGTTGGCTGTAAAATTCAGAAGAATTTGCAATTCACTCAAGCAGGAAGATGTCATCGAAGCTATCGAGAGCGTTGGTTATTATGCCGAGACCACTAAGAATATATTAGAAGAACGCTACGGGGTCAAGAGACTTGAAAAGTCTTCCGAATAA
- a CDS encoding PepSY-like domain-containing protein, whose protein sequence is MKKILSTLLIAVSALSFTLISCDKETPLTQEQIPSEIKTYVTTHFPKHTILQCMKDKDNFELTYDLILSDAISLEFNRKKEIIGIDGKTELPSSVIPTKIYDYVKANYENNHITDWEITDKKNQQVELDNGIELLFDKSDNFLRIDN, encoded by the coding sequence ATGAAAAAGATTCTTTCTACATTACTCATTGCAGTTTCAGCATTGTCTTTCACTTTGATAAGCTGTGATAAAGAGACGCCTTTGACCCAAGAACAAATCCCTTCTGAAATTAAGACTTATGTAACAACTCACTTTCCTAAGCATACTATCCTTCAATGTATGAAAGATAAAGATAACTTTGAATTGACTTATGACCTAATTTTGTCCGATGCTATTTCACTTGAGTTTAACCGAAAAAAGGAAATAATCGGAATTGACGGCAAAACCGAGCTACCTTCAAGTGTAATTCCCACTAAAATTTATGATTATGTGAAAGCAAACTACGAGAACAATCACATTACAGATTGGGAAATAACAGACAAAAAAAATCAGCAAGTTGAACTTGACAACGGAATTGAACTACTGTTTGACAAATCAGATAATTTTCTAAGAATAGACAATTAA
- a CDS encoding universal stress protein produces the protein MSNTIENNNTILVPYDFSEIAANALGHAVKIAKTYQNKITLLHIVEDNLLETVFGSNPLKEGLVREAIEGKLDKIINEIKAKENIEIDKIVEEGRVHKTIVRIANEGHYDSIVMGSNGAAGMEQIIGSNASRVIRFSEQPVVVVKEKPVGNGYEKIVLPIDTTYETRQKVTWAIHLAKKFSSTIHIVFEEVEDEFIRSKLYASVNSVQEILDKNNVKYVVKSLDEDKYPDSFAKATLKYANKIDADLIMIMTQQEVGFSELIIGSYAQQIVNQSERVPIMCVNPKEGGYTLGYGQFFS, from the coding sequence ATGTCAAACACTATTGAAAACAACAACACCATATTGGTGCCTTATGATTTTTCAGAAATCGCTGCTAATGCATTAGGGCATGCAGTTAAAATTGCCAAAACGTACCAAAACAAAATTACTTTATTGCATATTGTTGAAGACAATTTACTAGAAACTGTTTTTGGTTCTAACCCGCTCAAAGAAGGACTTGTAAGAGAAGCAATTGAAGGTAAATTAGATAAGATTATCAATGAAATCAAAGCCAAAGAAAATATTGAAATCGACAAGATTGTTGAAGAAGGTAGGGTGCACAAAACAATTGTCAGAATTGCGAACGAAGGTCACTATGATAGTATAGTGATGGGGTCCAATGGTGCAGCAGGCATGGAACAGATTATCGGTTCTAACGCTTCTCGTGTTATTCGTTTTAGCGAACAACCTGTTGTGGTAGTGAAAGAAAAACCTGTGGGTAATGGTTATGAAAAAATTGTACTGCCGATTGATACTACTTATGAAACTCGTCAAAAGGTAACATGGGCAATACATCTTGCGAAGAAATTCAGTTCTACAATTCATATTGTATTTGAAGAAGTTGAAGATGAATTTATCCGTTCCAAATTATATGCATCTGTTAATAGCGTTCAAGAAATCTTGGATAAGAACAATGTAAAGTATGTGGTAAAAAGTCTTGATGAAGACAAATACCCTGATAGTTTTGCTAAGGCGACATTGAAGTATGCAAATAAAATAGATGCAGACCTTATTATGATTATGACTCAACAAGAGGTTGGCTTTTCTGAACTTATTATTGGCTCTTATGCTCAACAAATTGTGAATCAAAGTGAACGAGTTCCAATTATGTGTGTAAACCCTAAGGAAGGAGGATACACCTTAGGATATGGACAATTCTTTTCCTAA
- a CDS encoding gliding motility-associated C-terminal domain-containing protein gives MKNSKFKLVQWLFIAILSFWANQNLSAQCIPPSVLSSTLCANTPIQFKLQAVGASNVVWDFNGTIDNSGNPTPSFSFSAPGTYNVKLSYTDAAGNPCSQTIQITILPPPTLDINIITPVVQCYAGNKFTLVDNSKAAPGSFIKRVKYVAAGLQVDQNNPVMPFSFDFSTADPGGNFYSIDIEIEDANGCIIVKRLQDIVEVKPSLGLNFTSDKPKGCDSTLMTITNNSMINLNAISKFKWDFGDGTYDSTTWGPTIKHMFYLEGPNLGSFKSCLTVTDTTGCTETFCFDGSAVNLLVGGKIVPDKDSACMADNPINFTLVPGLPTGATGFLWTFGDPDTGPMNIDNKNPLTSKHDFSKPGPFLVSYTYSHPICGNRNIYKQVAMLGPASSIPGKDIPIDERYQCEAKKPVHFPNKSTFFHNDNKFFNDANGYFEDDSLHMWIYKFDSTSLTMVPEKDSLPNRGKDCVFRIWDFDDDYAPKCTTNTVAGINVGVNCKWSMDSLPVHKYTDWDSIYYDSFFLKNTPFDKTIIVTNPPTPGCYKISVDTTDKEEHRRLFYQEIPRCYNVKLYHKDTCHEPFCESQATTQIAIMKPNAAGVRKEGRYCFGGPPNYGVTFNLDPGTKPGCTTSEVYINPDTALYPVDDAASWIGYLPGGQTGTYQSPSPIMPYAMSGPYPNKLFIAYPNAGSIKDNLTGYASVGFIIGNGQAPNMCYDTVYYDSFLKFPVIDPAVEILVPAQPLAGFANVYKVCRGDSLVMRVKADNLTVPYDADQISYTFQRYAPSDVEEGGRFPFYSYQVIENYEWFVPQNGGTYLENFLNREVIRTLGGTSQTLKKERFSIGTVQKWISLADVSQIFDQIEPAFESLGFDLATLSDQEIASIFQLKCIDTTGLGRYITWTTLPLERTSTHYRDTSIFGLDQYDNAPADYEKNAYTFIAEENGIFNFTFQIRSRIGGCIVRAPYRVIVGFYNKLDVSDSIICKETEIEGTPYFRYFHIDPDNNINPPCKRTWMDCTDYWTQREGQAGQPKIEGFTKWDWSKDDDNVGDPNTIYAPNNSGTNPYGTYSYSPVILGGNGANKIYYQDSGIYTMRVAASDSTGCPDTLYQNIYVTRLFANFGFKDTLNACVNIVSFFDSTILADPCPAKLGVNCDEIREWYIDWGDDKQPDIFNKQTYPPYLGFNIGHNYTRAGTFEVLLRVKTDLGCEDSIRKTFVIAGPIPEFITDKQEICSGDSIMFYNHSDRVTGHSEWVWQFGDKTSFSEKAPNQLDSFKREFTYFGAGDTTYYAFLTMFDSVAGRFCGFTYPDTIDGSQPKYGIRVIGKSPVTLTADKDTICPGDIVTFKVNGDPDYVNYFWNFDAENSNSDTSTSADTVRQKQFMGVGSFMITTYGNMDPNILKCPDGDTVYVFVDSVKADFDIDSTKMPDYCFKNTSLNAVKSRWGFYHTTDITLGGGEPFKEVIESNDEKVCNNFVDSLGTWYVCLIVENAGGCIDTVCKEISFFRKIQVPNVFTPPITGKSGDGINDLFDIPISGHDLYELTIRNRWGDVVFKSDNDKTDWNGTVNNTGAICPDGQYIYQLKYRFKGMKEEDVSGIVVLIREK, from the coding sequence ATGAAAAATTCAAAGTTCAAACTCGTCCAATGGCTTTTTATAGCCATCCTCTCCTTTTGGGCAAACCAAAATTTGAGTGCTCAGTGTATTCCACCGAGCGTACTGAGTTCCACATTGTGCGCCAACACACCAATCCAATTTAAGCTACAAGCGGTAGGTGCAAGCAACGTAGTGTGGGATTTCAACGGAACCATAGACAATTCCGGCAATCCTACTCCCAGCTTTTCATTCAGCGCACCGGGAACGTACAATGTAAAATTGTCTTACACTGATGCAGCGGGAAACCCTTGTTCGCAGACCATTCAAATAACCATTTTACCTCCACCTACTTTGGACATTAATATTATAACCCCTGTTGTTCAGTGCTATGCGGGTAATAAGTTTACGTTAGTGGATAATAGTAAAGCTGCTCCAGGTTCGTTTATCAAACGTGTAAAATATGTTGCTGCCGGTTTGCAGGTTGACCAAAACAATCCGGTCATGCCATTCAGTTTTGACTTTAGCACAGCCGACCCGGGTGGAAACTTCTACAGTATTGACATTGAAATTGAAGATGCAAACGGTTGTATTATTGTAAAAAGATTACAAGATATTGTTGAAGTAAAACCTTCATTAGGACTTAACTTTACTTCTGACAAACCTAAAGGTTGTGATTCAACTCTCATGACCATAACTAATAACTCAATGATTAACTTAAATGCTATTTCTAAATTCAAATGGGATTTTGGAGATGGCACTTATGACTCCACCACATGGGGACCCACTATTAAGCACATGTTCTACCTTGAAGGACCTAACTTGGGATCTTTCAAATCATGCTTAACTGTTACTGACACAACAGGATGTACCGAGACTTTTTGCTTTGATGGTTCTGCTGTTAACTTGCTTGTTGGCGGTAAAATTGTTCCGGACAAAGATTCTGCATGTATGGCAGACAACCCTATTAACTTTACATTAGTACCCGGATTACCTACAGGTGCAACCGGATTCCTATGGACATTCGGAGATCCAGATACCGGACCTATGAACATTGACAATAAAAACCCTCTTACTTCCAAACATGACTTTTCTAAACCGGGACCTTTCTTGGTTTCATATACCTATTCTCACCCCATTTGTGGAAACCGAAATATATACAAACAAGTAGCAATGTTAGGACCGGCTTCATCTATACCCGGCAAGGACATTCCGATTGACGAGAGATATCAATGCGAAGCTAAGAAACCTGTACACTTTCCTAACAAATCAACCTTCTTCCACAACGATAACAAATTCTTTAATGATGCGAACGGATACTTCGAAGACGACTCTTTGCACATGTGGATATATAAATTTGACAGCACTTCTTTAACCATGGTGCCTGAAAAAGATTCACTTCCAAACAGAGGCAAAGACTGTGTATTTAGAATATGGGATTTTGATGACGACTACGCACCTAAGTGTACAACTAATACAGTAGCCGGTATTAATGTAGGAGTAAATTGTAAATGGTCTATGGATTCTCTGCCTGTTCACAAGTACACGGATTGGGATTCCATCTATTATGATTCATTTTTCTTAAAGAACACTCCATTTGATAAAACCATTATTGTAACAAACCCTCCGACTCCGGGATGTTATAAAATAAGTGTTGATACCACAGATAAAGAGGAACACAGACGACTATTTTATCAGGAAATTCCTCGTTGTTACAATGTCAAATTGTACCACAAAGACACTTGTCATGAGCCATTCTGCGAAAGTCAGGCTACAACACAAATAGCCATTATGAAGCCCAATGCAGCAGGTGTCCGCAAAGAAGGAAGATATTGTTTTGGTGGACCACCTAACTATGGAGTAACTTTCAATTTAGACCCTGGAACAAAACCCGGTTGTACTACAAGTGAGGTTTATATCAATCCGGACACTGCGCTTTACCCGGTTGATGATGCAGCAAGCTGGATAGGATACTTGCCGGGCGGCCAGACCGGAACCTATCAGTCACCAAGTCCTATAATGCCTTATGCAATGTCAGGTCCTTATCCTAATAAACTTTTCATTGCTTATCCAAATGCCGGTTCTATTAAGGATAATTTGACCGGTTATGCAAGCGTTGGATTTATTATCGGAAACGGACAAGCACCCAACATGTGTTACGATACTGTTTACTATGATTCATTCCTTAAATTCCCTGTGATTGACCCTGCTGTTGAGATTCTTGTACCGGCACAACCGCTTGCAGGATTTGCAAATGTGTATAAAGTATGTAGAGGCGACTCATTGGTTATGCGCGTAAAAGCTGACAACTTAACAGTTCCTTATGATGCAGACCAGATATCATATACATTCCAGCGTTATGCTCCAAGTGACGTGGAAGAAGGTGGTAGATTCCCATTCTATTCTTATCAAGTTATTGAAAACTATGAATGGTTTGTACCTCAAAATGGGGGTACTTATCTTGAAAACTTCTTAAATAGGGAGGTCATACGAACACTCGGTGGAACATCTCAAACACTTAAGAAGGAACGATTCTCGATAGGAACAGTTCAAAAATGGATTTCACTTGCAGATGTATCTCAAATTTTTGACCAAATTGAACCTGCTTTTGAATCATTGGGTTTTGACCTTGCTACCTTGAGCGACCAAGAAATTGCATCAATATTCCAATTAAAATGTATTGACACCACCGGGTTAGGCAGATATATAACTTGGACAACGTTGCCTTTAGAGAGGACATCCACTCACTATAGAGATACTTCTATATTTGGGCTTGACCAATACGATAACGCCCCTGCGGATTATGAAAAAAATGCTTATACTTTCATTGCAGAAGAAAACGGTATTTTCAATTTTACATTCCAAATCAGATCCAGAATTGGCGGCTGTATAGTGAGAGCACCATACAGAGTAATTGTAGGGTTCTATAATAAACTCGATGTTTCAGATTCTATTATTTGTAAAGAAACTGAAATAGAAGGAACACCTTACTTCAGATATTTCCATATTGACCCCGATAACAATATTAACCCACCTTGTAAGAGAACATGGATGGATTGTACCGACTATTGGACTCAAAGAGAAGGTCAAGCAGGCCAACCCAAAATAGAAGGATTTACTAAATGGGATTGGTCTAAAGATGATGATAATGTCGGAGATCCTAACACAATATATGCTCCTAACAATTCGGGCACTAATCCTTATGGTACTTATAGCTACAGCCCTGTAATCTTAGGCGGTAATGGAGCAAACAAGATTTACTATCAAGATTCAGGTATTTACACCATGCGAGTTGCTGCAAGTGACAGCACCGGTTGTCCTGACACTTTATATCAAAATATTTATGTAACACGTTTGTTTGCTAACTTTGGATTTAAAGATACTTTAAATGCTTGCGTTAACATTGTCAGCTTCTTTGACTCAACTATATTAGCCGACCCTTGCCCTGCAAAATTAGGTGTCAATTGTGATGAGATAAGAGAATGGTATATTGACTGGGGAGATGACAAACAACCCGACATATTTAATAAGCAAACATATCCACCGTATTTAGGTTTTAATATAGGTCATAACTATACCAGAGCCGGCACTTTTGAGGTATTGTTGAGAGTGAAAACAGATTTAGGCTGCGAAGATTCTATAAGAAAAACCTTTGTGATAGCAGGTCCTATTCCTGAATTTATTACCGACAAACAAGAGATATGCTCAGGCGATTCCATTATGTTCTATAATCATAGCGATAGAGTTACAGGTCACTCAGAATGGGTATGGCAGTTTGGAGACAAAACCTCATTTTCAGAAAAGGCACCCAATCAGTTGGATTCATTCAAACGTGAATTTACCTATTTTGGAGCCGGAGACACCACTTATTATGCATTCTTGACCATGTTTGACTCAGTTGCAGGCAGATTCTGCGGATTTACCTACCCTGACACAATTGATGGCAGCCAGCCCAAATATGGTATTAGAGTTATCGGTAAGAGCCCTGTTACTTTAACTGCCGACAAGGACACCATATGTCCCGGTGATATCGTAACATTCAAAGTGAATGGAGACCCTGACTATGTTAACTACTTTTGGAATTTTGATGCAGAAAATAGCAACAGTGACACATCTACCAGTGCCGATACGGTTCGCCAAAAACAATTTATGGGTGTAGGTTCTTTCATGATTACCACTTATGGCAACATGGATCCTAATATTCTAAAATGTCCTGATGGTGATACTGTTTATGTATTTGTTGATTCTGTAAAAGCTGACTTTGACATAGATTCAACTAAGATGCCAGACTACTGCTTCAAGAACACTTCATTGAATGCTGTTAAGAGCCGTTGGGGATTCTACCATACAACCGATATTACCTTAGGTGGAGGTGAACCTTTCAAAGAAGTAATCGAATCCAATGACGAGAAAGTATGTAACAACTTTGTTGATTCCCTTGGCACTTGGTATGTATGTTTGATAGTTGAAAATGCCGGAGGATGTATAGACACGGTATGTAAAGAGATTTCATTCTTCCGTAAGATTCAAGTACCAAACGTCTTTACACCGCCAATAACAGGTAAATCAGGTGACGGTATCAATGACTTGTTTGATATTCCTATCAGTGGTCATGATTTATATGAATTAACTATCCGCAACCGTTGGGGAGATGTGGTGTTCAAATCAGATAATGACAAGACAGATTGGAATGGTACTGTAAATAATACCGGAGCAATTTGTCCGGATGGACAATATATCTATCAACTGAAATACCGATTCAAAGGCATGAAAGAAGAAGATGTAAGCGGTATTGTTGTACTGATTAGAGAGAAATAA
- a CDS encoding RNA polymerase sigma factor: MLQAEEEKDLVLKCLQGDAASQKKLFDIYSAKMYAVCLRYASDSDLAKDFLQEGFIRVFHKLEQFRFEGSFEGWMRRVFVTTALEFCRKQVKSVEETGIENYENLGFNNKILEKLNLQDLLKLISSLPTGYRTVFNLFVIEGYSHQEIARELKISENTSKTQLRKARLLLMSKIKNG, from the coding sequence ATGTTACAAGCGGAAGAAGAAAAAGATTTGGTGTTGAAATGCTTGCAAGGGGATGCTGCTTCTCAAAAGAAGTTATTTGATATTTACTCGGCAAAGATGTATGCAGTTTGTCTGCGCTACGCCTCGGATTCAGACCTTGCCAAAGATTTCCTTCAGGAAGGATTCATCAGAGTTTTTCATAAACTCGAACAATTCCGTTTTGAAGGCTCTTTTGAAGGTTGGATGAGAAGAGTGTTCGTTACAACAGCACTGGAATTTTGCAGAAAACAAGTCAAATCTGTTGAAGAAACAGGGATTGAAAACTATGAGAATTTAGGATTTAATAATAAAATTCTTGAAAAACTCAATCTGCAAGACTTGCTCAAACTCATCAGCAGTTTGCCGACAGGATACAGAACGGTTTTTAACCTATTTGTAATTGAAGGATATTCTCATCAGGAAATAGCCCGCGAACTAAAAATCTCTGAGAATACATCCAAAACACAGTTACGCAAAGCTAGACTACTGCTGATGTCCAAAATCAAAAACGGCTAA